TGGAGGCCGGCAACGCAAAGGCACGAAAGCTAATCCCTGCAAAATTTCTCAGGCGAAAAGGGGCCGTCGTGCCGGCCGGCCACGAATCAGGCGATTTTGCAACCCTGATCGCTTGAGTCAAAGGGACTTAGGGGTAAGGCTTCACCGGCTGGCTGCACAGGTCGTAGCTCACAGGTAGGTATGATATTTTGGTGTTGGATTGACTTTTTTTAGATAAGTGAAAACCAAAATAAACTCCACCTCCACCAAGTATGCCCATTGCGATCGAGGCACCTACCGCGGTTGGTCCTCTACTTATATTCTCCCCAAGAGTCCCAAAACCTAGCGTGGCAAAAAGGGCAGAAAAGATTGCAAGACCGATCCCAAATCCTTCCCCCGCAGGAACCTTAGTAGCAAACCGTATCAGGTTGGTCCTCGCCTCACCTTCCATATCCTCCTTTGAGCGTAAGATCCTACCCGGATATTTTTTCTCGACTGCCGAACGATAGGTATCCATATGACCCTTTAGCCCGCTCCTCTTTTCCCTATTTGTCGTGTCAGGTTCTGCAATGACCTGATTCATCTGATCAACAAGCGCGTGGCAGGCCTGATCCAACTCCCCTCTCTGTATCAAATCAACATAACCCATATTTTCCTCCTTAAATTAACTTCGCCGGCTTCTGTCACATGATCGACATTGTCTCTTAAAAGATGCTCTTTAAGAGACCGTTCCCTTAAAAAAATGTACTCCTGGGGCGTACACCTTTTCTGGGGAAAAACAGTTTATCGCTTGAATTTCTTGTATTTGATCCGATGGACAGCAAGGGCCTCGGCACCTAAACGACGTTTTTTATCCTCTTCGTAATCGGAGAAGTTCCCCTCAAACCAGACGACACGACTCTCCCCCTCAAACGCGAGGATGTGGGTTGCAATCCGGTCCAAAAACCACCGGTCGTGGCTGATCACCACGGCACAACCGACAAAATTTTCCAATCCGACCTCGAGGGCCCGCAAGGTGTGGACATCAAGGTCGTTCGTCGGTTCATCCAACAGCAGGACATTCCCCGCCTCCTTGAGTGTCATCGCAAGGTGAACCCGGTTCCTCTCCCCACCGGACAACGTATTCACCCTCTTCTCCTGATCCGTTCCGGAAAAATTAAATCGGGAGAGATAGGCGCGGGAGTTCACCTCCCTCTTCCCCAAAAGGATCAGATCCTGCCCCCCTGAGACCGCCTGCCAGACGGTCCGCGTGTCGTCACTCTTAAGCCTCTCCTGATCAACATACCCCAACTTGACGGTCTCACCGATCTTGAAGCTCCCGCTGTCAGGCCTTTCGAGCCCCATGATCATCCGAAAGAGCGTCGTCTTTCCGGCACCGTTCGGACCGATCACACCAACGATTCCCCCCTGGGGCAGTGAAAAACTTAAGTTCTCAAAAAGCAGTCTCTCCCCAAACGCCTTGGAGATATTTTTGCTTTCAATCACAAGCTGGCCGAGTCTTGGTCCGGGTGGGATGGTGATCTCCTGTGTCTCATCCCGTCTCTCAGCCTCTTCCTGCAGGAGCTTTTCGTAGTTTGAGATGCGGGCCTTACTTTTCGACCGACGTGCCGAGGGAGACTGACCGATCCATTCCAGTTCGCGTTGCAAGGTTTTCATCTTCCTCTGATCCGCCTTCTCCTCATGGGCCAGCCGTTCCTCTTTCTGGCCCAGCCAGGAGGAGTAATTCCCCTTCCAGGGGATCCCATACCCCCGGTCGAGCTCCAGGATCCACCCTGCTACATGATCAAGAAAATACCGGTCATGTGTAACCGCGATGACCGTTCCCTTGTATTGATGGAGGTGACGCTCGAGCCAATAGACCGACTCGGCATCGAGGTGGTTCGTCGGTTCATCCAGCAAGAGGATATCCGGCTCGCGGAGGAGGAGCCGGCAGAGGGCGACGCGCCTCTTCTCCCCTCCCGATAACGACCCGATCTTCTGATCTTCGGGTGGACAACGAAGGGCATCCATCGCAAGCTCCAGACGATTGTCCAGATTCCAGGCATCGGCCTTGTCGAGTTTCTCCTGAACCGAGGCCTGACGCTCAATCAGCTTATTCATTGCCTCTTCCGACATCGGATTGGCGAAGCTGTTGTTGATCTCGTCAAACTCACGCAACAGATCGACCACTTCCTGCGTTCCCTCCTGAACCACCTCTTTTACCGTCTTGTTCGGATCCAACCGGGGTTCCTGCTCCTGCAGGCCAACCGTATATCCTTTAGAAAAATGGAGCTCCCCGTCGTAGTCTTTGTCCAGGCCCGCAATGATCTTAAGGAGTGAGCTCTTCCCGGCCCCATTGAGCCCCAACACACCGATCTTCGCCCCGTAGAAAAAAGAGAGGGAGATATCCTTAAGCACCGTCTTGTTCGGGGGATAAACCCGGTTGACCCGATTCATCGAAAAAATGATTTTTTGTGGTTCGCCGTTCTCCGGCATCGTTTTTAATCCTCTTTATCCGCCTCCGCCAGAAAACCCTGCCGTCTTGCCGCGGGGAGCTTCATACCCAGTCCTGAAACCAGAGACTGACAGAAAGCTCCATCTTTTCCCACGGATTTTTTGGCAATGAAAATTTATCCGCCTCTCCCTTCCCTATCTTCCTGCTCTTCTGAAGATCCTTGGCAAAGAGACCGGAAAGACCGGAGGCCAGCTCCCGCTCTTCAAATGTAATGATTGATTCACTGTTGTGGAGCTCGCTTCTCGGATCAAGGTTGTAGGAACCGACAATCGCCGTCCTGTTATCAAAGATCGCATATTTTGCATGCAGCGTCCCCTCACCCTGCTTGTGCCCCTGCCATTCGTGAATATCAATGCCTGCCGCAATAAGCCCCTTGTAAAAATACCTTCCAACAACGGTCATCTGGGGAAGGTCATTTGTCTCCTTGCTGTTCGTAAGGATCGTCACCTTCACACCCCGTGCCCGAGCGCGGATAAGCGCCTCCCGGATAACTCGCTTCGGAATAAAATAGGCGTTGGCGATCTCGATCCTCTCATGAGCCGATTCGATCAGAGAAAGATAGGCCTGCAGGATAAAACTCTCCTCATACCGTGGACGGTTCTGGACAAATCGTGCCGTCGCCCCCATAAATTTCAGACCGTTCAAAACGGACCGGTTCGCCAGTTGTTTCACCTTCGCAGTAATTTTGTCGTCCGTCTTGAAAGCCACGGGGAGGAGCCCAAATCGTCCAACAATCTGACCTCGCCACTCCTTCCAGTATTTGTCCGTATTGAAGATGTCGGGATGACCCGTCTTGACCCCCTTGAAATACTGATAGTTCCTGTCAAAAGTGGCCACAAGGTCCTTAACAATGGCCCCCTTAACCGCCAGATCCTGATCCCTCCAGCGATCCTTGGGTCGGCTCCCGACACGAAAATACTCATTCGCAATATTCAAGCCCCCGACAATCGCGATGCCGTCCTTCTCTTCGCCGTCAATAATCCACAGCTTTTCATGAAATCGCCGATTCACATTCATCGGATCCTTAATTGAAAACTCGTTGATCCACTGGAGCCAGAGTGCCTCGTATCCTTCAACCTCAATACCGTTCTGTTTAAGGTCGTAGAGCATCCACTGTGTCTGCCAGTCGATAGCAGTGGAGGCGGCATCGACAATGACCCGGACATCGAGTCCATCCCGCTTTTTTCGCTTGAGAATCTCCGCAATGGCGAGACCTGACTCATCACCGGTGAAGAGCAATGCCTGGATCCGGATCGATTTTTTTGCAGACTTGAGCGCCTCCATCCTCGCAGAGAAGGAGTCTTCTCCATTCGGAAGAAGGGCGATACGTGCCTCACTTTTGTCTCGTACCGGAAAAATGCCCGAACAACGAATGGATGGTATCTGGCTGCACTGAAACTGAAAGGAGCGTTCAAAAAACGGTGACGTCTGCGTTGAAGCAACCTTCCAAAACTGCTCCAGACCAGTCGGAGTCCCCTGAACCCTTGTCAGAAAATCCTGACTGTTTGCCGCCGGTGGTTCCTCCCGTTTACACATTGGGGCGTTACCCACAAATCCGTTCTGAGAAGCAGTTCCATTAAACTCCAGTCTATCCATGAATCTAGCCAACCCCTTTCCCACAAAAATGTGACAGTCGATTTAGGCCCCTTAATGTGACTGTCAATTTAAATTTTCACATGGGAACACGTGTACCGCACGCACACGTGTGCCAGGCACGCAGATAACTTCTTGAAAAACAAGAACAAGATTTATCCTTGGTGAACTTCTCTCTTTGGGATAAGAGGCGTTTCATGCAAGGCAAGACCGCATTTCATTTTGATACCCTCCTTCCGGAGGCGATTTTTAAAACGGTCAGTGACCAGGGATGGCAGCCAACCGGTTCGCTGATCCCGTTGAACAGCTACGAAAACCGGGTTTATGAGATCGGGTTGGAGGAGGCTCCACCCCTTATTGCCAAATACTATCGCCCTGGGCGCTGGACACAGGAAGGGATTTGCGAGGAGCATCTCTTTTTACAAGCGCTTGCCGAGGCGGAAGTGCCCGTCGTTTTACCCCTTCCGCTTCAAATCCATCTTCCGGAAATTTCAACACTCTCTCGGATCGGCGATTTTTTTTACGCCTTTTATCCCAAGTTTCGAGGGCGGGAGCATGACGAGATCACCAATGAGGACAGGCGCTGGCTTGGCCGGACGCTGGCTCGACTCCATAATATCGGCGAACAGTTCAGGTCTCTCCACCGCCTCTCCTTAAATCCCCATACCTACGGCACGTTAAGTCTTGAATTCATCCTCTCCCAGACCTTTTTGCCGACAGACCTAAAACAAAATGTTGAGGCCCATCTTTTAAAGGCAATCGAACTGATTCGCCCCCATTTCGGTCAGAATCTGAAGACGATGGTGTTGCATGGCGATTGTCACCCGGGGAATATCTTGTGGAATCGTGAGGGACCCCATTTGGTAGATTTTGACGACATGGTCATCGCCCCCCCGACACAGGATCTTTGGATGCTCTTCAACGGAACCGAGGAGGAGAAAAGGGAACAGAAGGAAAATTTTTTTGAAGGATATGAAATGTTCCGCAAGTTTGATCACAACACACTGATTTTATCGGAACCACTCCGAACCTTGAGAATGATCCGGCATGCCGCCTGGATCGGCCAGCGTTATAAGGAGCCGGCCTTTCAAAAGGCATTTCCCTACTATGAAGAGCGACGTTATTGGGAGCTGTTTCTACTGGGGATTAAAGAGCAGATCTCTCTTCTGCAGGAGCTCGGTTGATCTGTTTTAAACACGCGGTGGTTCAAAAATCCGATCCCCGTCCCGACGATCATCCCGACCACGACATCCAGGAAATAGTGCCGCCCTGCCCCACTCCTGGCAACTGAGGTAACAGCTGCCGCCCCGATCACCAGCGCTGCTACCGCCTTGGTGACGACCGGACGATCCTCCCCGTAATTATCGAAAAGGTTCATCGAGAGATAAACCGCAATAGAGAAGGCGTAACTCGCATGACCCGAGAAGAAACTCATGTTGTCCATGCGATTGGGTCGCTCGCGTGCCACAAGCCGCTTCGTGATGGAGGTCACCCCCTCTGTCAGAAGAAACGCGCTAAAACCCCCGATCGCCTGATTCTTCGCTTTTTCACGATCTTTGACGAGCCTGATGAAGTAGTATCCGAAACCCCCAAAAACAACCCCCTTGATTCCCCAATCGGAAATCGTTCTCCAGGTCTCCTTGGAGAAAACCATCCCCTCCAGGAGACTCGGGCCGTTGGCCGGCCATTTCGGGCTAAGCGGCCGCTTCAGCACAAAGGAGCCGAACAGAATGGCACTGATTCCAACAACCGGAAGAATCTGTTTTTGATGATCAGCCCTCATCGTTTACCACCTGCCAATAGTTCAAGGGCCTCCTTATGCTCTCTTGCATGCTTTCTCAACTCAAATCGCGAGAGCAGACTGTAGGCACAGGGGACAACATAAAGTGTAAAAACGGTTGAGATCATCGTCCCCCAGATGATGACCGTCGCCATCGGGGCCCGTTGCTCGGCACCCGGCCCGAGCTTGATCACCGCCGGGATCGCACCCGCAACGATCGCCAGACTTGTCATGAGGATCGGCCGAAGGCGCAGGGGACAGGCGGCCAGGAGTGCTTCGTGCACCCCCTCTCCTTTCTCCCTCAGCTGATTTGTAAAGTCGACGAGCAGGATTGAATTCTTTTTGACAATCCCCATGAGCAGAAGGATTC
The genomic region above belongs to Deltaproteobacteria bacterium and contains:
- the ettA gene encoding energy-dependent translational throttle protein EttA, translating into MPENGEPQKIIFSMNRVNRVYPPNKTVLKDISLSFFYGAKIGVLGLNGAGKSSLLKIIAGLDKDYDGELHFSKGYTVGLQEQEPRLDPNKTVKEVVQEGTQEVVDLLREFDEINNSFANPMSEEAMNKLIERQASVQEKLDKADAWNLDNRLELAMDALRCPPEDQKIGSLSGGEKRRVALCRLLLREPDILLLDEPTNHLDAESVYWLERHLHQYKGTVIAVTHDRYFLDHVAGWILELDRGYGIPWKGNYSSWLGQKEERLAHEEKADQRKMKTLQRELEWIGQSPSARRSKSKARISNYEKLLQEEAERRDETQEITIPPGPRLGQLVIESKNISKAFGERLLFENLSFSLPQGGIVGVIGPNGAGKTTLFRMIMGLERPDSGSFKIGETVKLGYVDQERLKSDDTRTVWQAVSGGQDLILLGKREVNSRAYLSRFNFSGTDQEKRVNTLSGGERNRVHLAMTLKEAGNVLLLDEPTNDLDVHTLRALEVGLENFVGCAVVISHDRWFLDRIATHILAFEGESRVVWFEGNFSDYEEDKKRRLGAEALAVHRIKYKKFKR
- a CDS encoding phosphatidylserine/phosphatidylglycerophosphate/cardiolipin synthase family protein, with protein sequence MDRLEFNGTASQNGFVGNAPMCKREEPPAANSQDFLTRVQGTPTGLEQFWKVASTQTSPFFERSFQFQCSQIPSIRCSGIFPVRDKSEARIALLPNGEDSFSARMEALKSAKKSIRIQALLFTGDESGLAIAEILKRKKRDGLDVRVIVDAASTAIDWQTQWMLYDLKQNGIEVEGYEALWLQWINEFSIKDPMNVNRRFHEKLWIIDGEEKDGIAIVGGLNIANEYFRVGSRPKDRWRDQDLAVKGAIVKDLVATFDRNYQYFKGVKTGHPDIFNTDKYWKEWRGQIVGRFGLLPVAFKTDDKITAKVKQLANRSVLNGLKFMGATARFVQNRPRYEESFILQAYLSLIESAHERIEIANAYFIPKRVIREALIRARARGVKVTILTNSKETNDLPQMTVVGRYFYKGLIAAGIDIHEWQGHKQGEGTLHAKYAIFDNRTAIVGSYNLDPRSELHNSESIITFEERELASGLSGLFAKDLQKSRKIGKGEADKFSLPKNPWEKMELSVSLWFQDWV
- a CDS encoding serine/threonine protein kinase gives rise to the protein MQGKTAFHFDTLLPEAIFKTVSDQGWQPTGSLIPLNSYENRVYEIGLEEAPPLIAKYYRPGRWTQEGICEEHLFLQALAEAEVPVVLPLPLQIHLPEISTLSRIGDFFYAFYPKFRGREHDEITNEDRRWLGRTLARLHNIGEQFRSLHRLSLNPHTYGTLSLEFILSQTFLPTDLKQNVEAHLLKAIELIRPHFGQNLKTMVLHGDCHPGNILWNREGPHLVDFDDMVIAPPTQDLWMLFNGTEEEKREQKENFFEGYEMFRKFDHNTLILSEPLRTLRMIRHAAWIGQRYKEPAFQKAFPYYEERRYWELFLLGIKEQISLLQELG
- a CDS encoding phosphatase PAP2 family protein, with the translated sequence MRADHQKQILPVVGISAILFGSFVLKRPLSPKWPANGPSLLEGMVFSKETWRTISDWGIKGVVFGGFGYYFIRLVKDREKAKNQAIGGFSAFLLTEGVTSITKRLVARERPNRMDNMSFFSGHASYAFSIAVYLSMNLFDNYGEDRPVVTKAVAALVIGAAAVTSVARSGAGRHYFLDVVVGMIVGTGIGFLNHRVFKTDQPSSCRREICSLIPSRNSSQ